The DNA region CCGCCGCAAACAGGCGCAGATACATTTCGTGATCGGGAAACATCTGAAACGCGGCTGCGTACTTGTTGATTCCGCAACGCAGGTGCGGCAACAAGCTGGAACGAAAAATCAGGGGATTCGCATCGCCGAACAGCGAACCGCCGACGCGTTGCCGGGAAAACAGCCGGGCTTTCTGCTTCAGAGTGCGAGACGCCGGCATCAGGCTGCGAAGACGGTTATTGTCCGCGTAGATGTTCGGCACGTCGCGCATCAGTTCGCCGCTGGAATCGACCATGTAAGTGTTGCCGACGACGAATCCAATATCGTCGTTCTTGATGAGCAAATCCAGCATGGCCGCGATCGCTCCATCGGGAATGATGTCGTCCGCCAGTTGCACCTTCAGGAACTCTCGTGTCCCCAGTGACAGCGCCAGCAAAATATTGTCGGGCGCCGAAATGGTTTTAGGCATCGTGTAGATCGTGAGATCGAGTTTGTCCTGCCAGGATTCAAGAATCTCCTGCGAATCGTCCAGGCTGCCGTTGTTGACGGCTATTACTTCGAGATCGGGGATGTTCTGCCGCAGGATGGACTCCATCATCTTGCCGATCAATCCCGCCTTGTTGTAGACGGGAATGCAGATCGAAAGCCCGGCTTTGCTAGCCGGCATGGCTGTGTCCATGGACATCGGTTCCAATCGACGGCGCGCCCGGATCGATCAGCGGACGCAACACCAGCTCGGTCAGTTCGGCCGTCCGAGGCAGGGCAAGCGTGCTGATGACCGTCAGCGCGGCATCAGCAGGCTGTATCAGGCGTCCCGGCCGGTATTTTTTACCCTTCATTTTGTAAATGGCTTCCTGCATCGGCGTTGCGGTGCTTCCCAGGAACACGGTCAGCACGCGCATTTCGCTCGCAACTTCCTGGCGCAAGCTGTCCGCTACCGCTTTCAGCCCGGCCTTAGTCGCGGCGTATTGACCGACGCCTGCTTCCGCATCGATACACGCCATTGAATTGATGAACACGATCTGGCCGAGCGTTTCGCACATCAGCGGCAGCAGGGATTGGGTCAGCAAATACGGCGCACGCAGATTGGTCGAATACAGGAGATCGAAATTGGCGATCG from Burkholderiales bacterium includes:
- a CDS encoding SDR family NAD(P)-dependent oxidoreductase, which gives rise to IANFDLLYSTNLRAPYLLTQSLLPLMCETLGQIVFINSMACIDAEAGVGQYAATKAGLKAVADSLRQEVASEMRVLTVFLGSTATPMQEAIYKMKGKKYRPGRLIQPADAALTVISTLALPRTAELTELVLRPLIDPGAPSIGTDVHGHSHAG
- a CDS encoding glycosyltransferase, which gives rise to MPASKAGLSICIPVYNKAGLIGKMMESILRQNIPDLEVIAVNNGSLDDSQEILESWQDKLDLTIYTMPKTISAPDNILLALSLGTREFLKVQLADDIIPDGAIAAMLDLLIKNDDIGFVVGNTYMVDSSGELMRDVPNIYADNNRLRSLMPASRTLKQKARLFSRQRVGGSLFGDANPLIFRSSLLPHLRCGINKYAAAFQMFPDHEMYLRLFAAANAGYLDIPASYVSMDKESTAPKLQRKSFRMRAWDMNSANSLVLLLLDPDLKPFTRELGIVYYAKCVLYQTTRIFRILVVRSIAERLGLRKPD